ATGTTGCTCCATACAATGCACCACTGCATTTTGACATGAAGGCAATGAAGCTTCATGGAACTGACGTAACAGGAACCAAACAGTTTTGGATGGGAATGTCTTATTTCCTTCCCGGTGGCGGCGCCGAGTGGGCGTATGAGGATAACTCACCTACAGAAAAGGTCTATTTTGTACTCGATGGAGAGATCACTGTGAAATCCAAAACAGAGGAACTGGTTCTTAAAAAAGGCGATTCCGTTTTTATTGAACCAAATGAAGGAAGATCAATGATCAACAATACAAACCAGATTGCTACTGTTCTGGTGGTAATCAG
This genomic window from Clostridiales bacterium contains:
- a CDS encoding cupin domain-containing protein, translating into MKKVELKDVAPYNAPLHFDMKAMKLHGTDVTGTKQFWMGMSYFLPGGGAEWAYEDNSPTEKVYFVLDGEITVKSKTEELVLKKGDSVFIEPNEGRSMINNTNQIATVLVVISYN